One window of Candidatus Binataceae bacterium genomic DNA carries:
- a CDS encoding cold-shock protein: MANGTVKWFSPKKGYGFITMEDGQEVFVHYSAIGGAGFRSLEQGERVEFEVAQGPKGLQASNVARA, encoded by the coding sequence ATGGCGAACGGTACGGTTAAGTGGTTCAGCCCCAAGAAGGGCTACGGTTTCATCACGATGGAGGACGGCCAGGAGGTCTTCGTCCACTACAGCGCGATCGGCGGGGCAGGCTTCCGATCACTCGAACAGGGTGAAAGGGTCGAGTTCGAAGTAGCGCAGGGGCCCAAGGGACTTCAGGCGTCGAACGTCGCTCGCGCGTGA
- a CDS encoding nitroreductase family protein, translating into MDFFEVATSAPTVRRFLDKPIAQRDLETILTTANMAPSGSNAQPWEFVVVRDAATRAEIQRLYLASWEPYRETSIIRGRKELSPRAKKALSMGDEFAASLAIVPAHVIVFLDRPKMRVERGSAEDLTNFGATYGSIFPAIELMMLAARALGIGSAMTTMLSPHEAETKALLGVPEHFQLIALIPLGYPADGFVRPYRKPVWPRIHDGRFGERWHRSGN; encoded by the coding sequence ATGGATTTCTTTGAAGTTGCCACCAGCGCGCCGACAGTGCGCCGCTTTCTGGATAAACCCATTGCTCAGCGTGATCTCGAGACGATTCTCACCACGGCCAACATGGCACCGTCGGGATCGAATGCGCAGCCATGGGAATTCGTCGTCGTGCGCGACGCGGCGACGCGGGCGGAAATCCAGCGCCTGTACCTGGCGAGTTGGGAGCCTTACCGCGAGACCTCGATTATTCGGGGCCGCAAGGAACTCTCGCCGCGAGCGAAAAAGGCGCTCAGCATGGGCGATGAATTCGCGGCTTCACTCGCAATCGTGCCCGCGCACGTTATCGTCTTCCTCGATCGGCCCAAGATGCGCGTGGAGCGTGGCAGCGCCGAGGATCTAACCAATTTTGGCGCGACTTATGGCTCGATCTTTCCCGCGATCGAGCTGATGATGCTCGCGGCTCGCGCGCTCGGAATCGGCAGCGCGATGACTACGATGCTGTCGCCGCACGAGGCTGAGACCAAGGCACTGCTCGGCGTGCCTGAGCATTTTCAGTTAATCGCCTTGATTCCGCTGGGATATCCGGCCGACGGGTTCGTGCGGCCGTATCGCAAACCGGTTTGGCCGCGAATCCACGACGGGCGCTTCGGCGAGCGCTGGCATCGCTCCGGCAATTGA
- a CDS encoding PfkB family carbohydrate kinase — protein sequence MPQGQGSIILDELLECGVGGVILTMGGEGSLMVASHEMFRLPAYAVEVSDTSGCGDAYCAGFIRAILLGWKPPERIRLGNAAAALVATGLGFDAGIRDLDDTLRYMNETPLR from the coding sequence ATTCCCCAAGGCCAGGGCAGCATCATTCTCGATGAGCTCCTCGAATGCGGTGTCGGCGGCGTTATCCTGACGATGGGCGGCGAGGGCAGCCTGATGGTGGCCTCGCACGAGATGTTTCGCCTGCCCGCGTATGCGGTCGAAGTGTCGGACACGTCGGGATGCGGCGATGCGTACTGCGCGGGATTCATCCGCGCGATACTGCTGGGATGGAAGCCGCCCGAACGGATACGGCTTGGCAACGCAGCAGCCGCGCTGGTCGCGACCGGGCTTGGCTTCGACGCGGGTATCCGCGACCTCGACGACACGCTCCGCTATATGAACGAAACTCCCTTGCGCTAA
- a CDS encoding class II aldolase/adducin family protein produces MGRYDDYKELVLGMSCQLSAEGFFGTRSGSAGNVSVLVDDEDAIVVTPTRLPYNKMKAGDICVVDFDLKRIEGELKPSIEAPMHVAAYKTRPDVRAVIHTHQRGASALSLIAEPIPPLFDEVALAIGNVVEIIPYALSGTRELHEMVADKVRNRCHCYIMQNHGALCVGADLERTFTYVELLEKISSVYLQALATGRAISTLPDAIASQLFDAVVARQDREIAARDRDRGKAAAGGG; encoded by the coding sequence ATGGGACGATACGACGATTACAAGGAACTCGTGCTGGGGATGAGCTGCCAGCTCTCCGCGGAAGGGTTCTTCGGCACGCGCTCCGGCAGCGCCGGCAACGTGTCAGTCCTGGTCGATGACGAGGACGCGATCGTGGTCACGCCCACCCGGCTGCCTTACAACAAAATGAAAGCCGGCGACATCTGCGTCGTCGATTTCGACCTCAAACGAATCGAGGGCGAGCTGAAGCCATCGATCGAAGCGCCCATGCACGTCGCGGCGTACAAGACCCGTCCCGACGTGCGCGCCGTCATTCATACCCATCAGCGCGGCGCGAGCGCGCTCAGCCTGATTGCCGAGCCGATCCCGCCGCTGTTCGACGAAGTCGCGCTCGCGATCGGCAATGTCGTCGAGATCATTCCCTACGCGCTTTCGGGCACGCGCGAGCTGCACGAGATGGTGGCGGACAAGGTCAGGAACCGCTGCCACTGCTACATCATGCAGAACCACGGCGCGCTCTGCGTCGGCGCCGACCTCGAGCGAACCTTCACTTATGTCGAGCTGCTCGAGAAGATTTCGTCGGTGTATTTGCAGGCGCTGGCGACCGGAAGAGCGATCAGCACGCTGCCCGATGCGATCGCGTCGCAGCTCTTCGACGCCGTCGTGGCGCGGCAGGATCGCGAAATTGCCGCGCGCGATCGCGATCGCGGCAAAGCCGCGGCCGGCGGCGGATGA
- the selD gene encoding selenide, water dikinase SelD: MSDKDNNPSRGELVRLTQRCKAAGUAGKLGPADLDAVLSRLELPSSQDLLVGINTGDDAGVFRLSDDLAIVNTVDFFTPIVDDPFTFGQISATNALSDVYAMGGVPRTALNIVCWPQSGLPPEMLAEIMRGGAEKAREAGVVIVGGHSVADDEVKFGMAITGVIDPRRIVRNIGARPGDALILTKPLGTGITMTAFKRDALPEDQYLAAVQSMTKLNAAAASLMLKHDVHAATDVTGFGLVGHALKMAQGSDVTIVFEESDLPLLPGAIELARAGMIPGGGKRNREFYDAQVKIADEVADEMAEIAFDPQTSGGLLIALPERQSMALLAELHASDHRDAAIVGRVASRGDFALELA, encoded by the coding sequence GTGAGCGACAAAGACAACAATCCGTCGCGGGGCGAACTGGTGAGGCTGACGCAGCGCTGCAAAGCCGCGGGTTGAGCCGGCAAGCTGGGTCCGGCGGACCTTGACGCGGTATTGTCGCGGCTGGAGCTTCCGAGCAGCCAGGATTTGCTCGTCGGTATCAACACCGGCGACGACGCCGGAGTGTTTCGTCTTTCCGACGACCTCGCGATCGTCAACACGGTCGACTTCTTCACGCCGATAGTTGACGATCCTTTCACCTTCGGCCAAATTTCCGCGACCAACGCGCTCTCCGATGTGTACGCGATGGGCGGGGTGCCGCGCACCGCACTCAACATCGTATGCTGGCCGCAATCGGGATTGCCGCCCGAGATGCTTGCCGAGATCATGCGCGGCGGTGCCGAAAAAGCCCGCGAGGCTGGCGTCGTGATTGTCGGCGGCCACAGCGTCGCTGACGACGAAGTCAAATTCGGCATGGCGATCACCGGGGTGATCGATCCGCGGCGGATCGTCAGGAATATTGGCGCGCGCCCTGGCGATGCGCTGATCCTCACCAAGCCGCTCGGCACTGGGATTACCATGACGGCCTTCAAGCGCGATGCGCTGCCGGAGGATCAGTACCTCGCCGCCGTGCAATCGATGACCAAGCTGAACGCCGCGGCCGCATCGTTGATGCTGAAGCACGACGTGCACGCCGCGACCGATGTCACCGGCTTCGGCCTGGTCGGACATGCGCTCAAGATGGCCCAGGGCAGCGACGTCACGATCGTGTTCGAAGAATCGGATTTGCCGCTGCTGCCCGGAGCGATCGAACTTGCGCGCGCGGGAATGATCCCCGGCGGCGGCAAGCGTAATCGCGAGTTCTACGATGCGCAGGTGAAGATCGCAGACGAAGTCGCGGATGAAATGGCTGAGATCGCGTTCGATCCGCAAACTTCCGGCGGCTTGCTTATAGCCCTCCCTGAGCGCCAATCGATGGCCCTTTTGGCTGAGCTCCACGCCTCGGACCATCGCGACGCCGCCATCGTGGGGCGCGTCGCTTCGCGCGGTGACTTCGCACTGGAATTGGCCTGA
- a CDS encoding ParB/RepB/Spo0J family partition protein, whose protein sequence is MSPALDAQLMMLTIESIHPSPFQPRTNFDPQSLDELTQAIKSQGVIEPLVVRKRHTDDLPGGAIFELIAGERRLRAARAAGLAEVPVVIRELDDRGALEMALVENLMREDLNAVEEGRALARLNRDFGLTHEEIAARIGKSRAFVTNTIRLIDLPRPVLDLIERGTLRPGQARPLLALATAEAQIAAARRIVEGGITARGAEEIAIAEGKPRVQRAASQPERIDPNLTALAESLQRVLKRKVRIMRRRGRNPGRIEIDYYDVNDLNALASALAANARASAHP, encoded by the coding sequence ATGAGTCCGGCCCTCGACGCGCAGCTTATGATGCTCACGATCGAGAGTATCCATCCGAGCCCTTTTCAGCCGCGCACCAATTTCGATCCGCAAAGCCTCGATGAGCTGACGCAGGCGATCAAATCGCAGGGCGTTATCGAGCCGCTGGTGGTGCGCAAACGACATACCGATGACCTGCCGGGCGGCGCGATCTTCGAGCTGATCGCGGGCGAGCGGCGGCTGCGCGCCGCGCGCGCCGCGGGACTCGCCGAAGTTCCGGTCGTGATTCGCGAGCTCGACGATCGCGGCGCGCTCGAGATGGCGCTGGTCGAAAACCTGATGCGCGAGGATCTGAATGCCGTCGAGGAGGGCCGCGCGCTCGCGCGTCTCAATCGCGACTTCGGCCTGACGCATGAAGAAATCGCGGCGCGGATTGGCAAGAGCCGCGCTTTCGTCACCAACACGATAAGACTCATCGATCTGCCGCGGCCGGTGCTCGATCTGATCGAACGCGGAACGCTGCGCCCGGGCCAGGCGCGTCCCTTGCTCGCGCTGGCCACGGCAGAAGCGCAAATCGCGGCGGCGCGCAGAATCGTCGAAGGCGGTATTACAGCCCGCGGCGCCGAAGAAATTGCAATCGCCGAGGGTAAGCCGCGCGTGCAGCGCGCCGCGTCGCAGCCAGAGCGCATCGATCCGAATCTGACCGCGTTGGCTGAGAGCCTGCAGCGGGTGCTCAAGCGCAAAGTCCGGATCATGCGGCGGCGCGGCCGCAATCCCGGTCGAATCGAGATCGACTATTACGATGTCAACGATCTGAACGCGCTCGCGTCGGCGTTGGCCGCAAACGCACGCGCCTCCGCGCATCCCTAG
- a CDS encoding ParA family protein, with amino-acid sequence MGRIIAIANQKGGVGKTTTAINLAVALADTGRRVLLVDLDPQGNATSGVTRAEDARAVREEGKTIYEALIGGEPLTDIIKQVRPSLFLAPAGDDLVGAEIELVMMEGRERRLRALLEQVKTEYNYVLVDTPPSLGILTLNALVAADAVLVPMQCEYYALEGLSSLVATINKVRAALRPELAIEGLLLTMFDSRNRLSHEIAAEVRKHFPEKIFRSVIPRNVRLSESPSHGLSVLEYESKSAGAEGYRALAAEVIAKERKTGMLHA; translated from the coding sequence GTGGGACGGATAATCGCAATTGCGAATCAGAAGGGCGGTGTCGGCAAAACGACGACCGCGATCAACCTCGCGGTCGCGCTGGCGGATACCGGTCGGCGTGTGCTTCTGGTCGACCTCGATCCCCAAGGCAACGCCACTTCAGGAGTGACCCGCGCCGAGGATGCCCGCGCCGTTCGCGAGGAAGGCAAGACCATCTACGAGGCTTTGATAGGCGGCGAACCGCTGACGGATATCATCAAGCAGGTTCGGCCCTCGCTTTTCCTTGCACCAGCCGGCGACGATCTGGTCGGCGCCGAGATCGAGTTGGTAATGATGGAAGGGCGGGAGCGGCGCTTAAGAGCGCTGCTGGAGCAGGTCAAGACGGAATATAACTATGTTCTAGTGGATACGCCGCCCTCGCTCGGTATTCTGACGCTCAATGCGCTCGTAGCCGCCGACGCGGTCCTAGTTCCGATGCAATGCGAGTACTACGCGCTCGAGGGTCTGAGCTCCCTCGTCGCGACCATCAACAAGGTCCGCGCTGCGCTGAGGCCCGAGCTCGCGATCGAGGGTCTGTTGCTCACGATGTTCGACTCGCGCAATCGTCTCAGCCATGAAATTGCAGCCGAGGTGCGCAAGCATTTTCCTGAAAAGATCTTTCGCAGCGTTATTCCGCGCAACGTGCGGCTCTCGGAAAGTCCCAGCCACGGGCTCTCGGTGCTGGAGTACGAATCGAAGTCGGCAGGCGCCGAAGGCTACCGGGCGCTGGCTGCGGAAGTGATCGCCAAGGAAAGAAAAACCGGGATGCTCCACGCCTGA
- a CDS encoding RsmG family class I SAM-dependent methyltransferase, whose protein sequence is MLRAQIEPFLASKAFGRPDLPRRLELFGSTLALWGAKANLTADASDPGQMAFHVIDSLMPLILAASGEAPEFTRMIERGTLILDIGSGAGYPGLILAAASKANFILTEPRRKKQHFLEAAAAEMGLENVEVEPTYAEAVDPGDGFDFVTVKGVRVDHGIFAAAARVLKLGGMLIVYASAKQQFDNRIAEKVGLGHPISAHYDLRRSSLTAEMALATWLRI, encoded by the coding sequence ATGCTCCGGGCGCAGATTGAGCCGTTCCTCGCGTCGAAAGCCTTTGGCCGTCCCGACCTGCCGCGCCGCCTCGAATTGTTCGGCTCGACACTCGCGCTATGGGGCGCCAAGGCTAACCTCACCGCCGACGCCAGCGACCCCGGCCAGATGGCGTTCCATGTTATCGATAGCCTGATGCCGTTGATCCTGGCGGCCAGCGGTGAGGCTCCGGAATTTACCAGGATGATCGAGCGAGGTACCTTGATTCTTGATATCGGCAGCGGCGCTGGCTACCCGGGGCTTATCCTGGCGGCTGCGTCCAAGGCGAACTTCATCCTGACTGAGCCGCGCCGCAAGAAGCAGCACTTCCTCGAAGCAGCCGCCGCCGAGATGGGGCTCGAAAACGTCGAGGTCGAACCCACCTATGCCGAGGCAGTCGATCCGGGAGACGGCTTCGACTTTGTTACCGTGAAGGGCGTCCGTGTCGACCACGGTATCTTCGCGGCAGCGGCGCGAGTCCTCAAGCTCGGGGGGATGCTGATCGTCTATGCGAGCGCGAAGCAGCAGTTCGACAATCGAATCGCCGAAAAGGTCGGCCTGGGCCATCCGATCAGCGCACATTACGATCTTCGACGCAGCTCGCTGACGGCTGAGATGGCGCTGGCGACCTGGCTGCGCATCTGA
- the mnmG gene encoding tRNA uridine-5-carboxymethylaminomethyl(34) synthesis enzyme MnmG: MKYDVIVVGAGHAGIEASLGAARMGARTLMLTLNLDHIGQMSCNPAIGGIGKGHLVREIDALGGEMGVAIDATGIQFRFLNTRKGPAVRARRAQADKAAYRSRSKRVLESAPNLKVRQASVERLIVEGGAVRGVESQIGEVFEAPAVVLTTGTFLKGLVHIGDRNYSAGRAGDFAAMGLSDDLARLGFRIGRLKTGTCPRLDSRTIDYSRLEIQPGDEPPPAFSFRTERIEQSQLPCHLTWTNARTHDIIRASIDRSPMYSGIIQSRGPRYCPSVEDKVMRFADKERHQIFLEPEGRDTVEVYPNGLSTSLPLDVQVAMVHSIAGLEAAEIMRPGYAIEYDFSDPTQLGPSLETKLIGGLFFAGQLNGTTGYEEAAAQGLIAGINAALKVRGEPELILRRDEAYIGVMIDDLVTRGIGGEPYRMFTSRAEYRLLLREDNADRRLSPIGERLGLLDPAASARMRSKVETVRAELARLGSMTIHPTDAVNSRLVEYGSAPIPQAIRAIELLRRPELSHASILELVGVESTLTIDEIAELETEVKYSGYVRRQNEAVERFKRLEDTSIPEWVDFQGVSGLSTEVRERLTRVRPRSLGQAARMPGITPAAISLLAVHIKSRRSRDIRAI; this comes from the coding sequence ATGAAGTACGACGTTATCGTAGTCGGCGCGGGGCACGCCGGTATCGAGGCCTCGCTCGGCGCGGCGCGGATGGGCGCGCGCACGCTGATGCTGACGCTCAACCTCGACCATATCGGCCAGATGTCGTGTAATCCCGCGATCGGCGGGATCGGCAAGGGCCACCTGGTGCGCGAGATCGACGCGCTCGGCGGTGAGATGGGCGTCGCGATCGACGCGACCGGCATCCAGTTCCGCTTCCTCAATACGCGCAAGGGTCCTGCCGTGCGGGCGCGCCGTGCGCAGGCCGACAAGGCGGCGTATCGCTCGCGCAGCAAGCGCGTGCTCGAATCCGCGCCGAATCTGAAGGTGCGCCAGGCGAGCGTCGAGCGCCTGATTGTCGAGGGTGGGGCGGTGCGCGGCGTCGAGTCGCAGATTGGCGAGGTCTTCGAGGCGCCCGCCGTTGTGCTCACGACCGGGACGTTCCTGAAGGGCCTCGTCCATATTGGCGATCGCAACTATTCGGCGGGCCGCGCCGGCGATTTCGCCGCGATGGGCCTCAGCGACGACCTCGCGCGGCTGGGATTCCGTATCGGACGCCTCAAGACGGGAACCTGCCCGCGCCTGGATTCGCGCACGATCGATTATTCGCGCCTCGAGATCCAGCCCGGCGATGAACCGCCGCCTGCGTTCTCATTTCGCACCGAGCGGATCGAGCAGAGCCAGCTCCCGTGCCATCTCACATGGACCAACGCGCGCACTCACGACATCATCCGCGCGTCGATCGATCGTTCGCCCATGTATTCCGGGATTATCCAGAGCCGCGGCCCGCGCTATTGCCCATCGGTCGAGGACAAGGTGATGCGCTTCGCCGACAAGGAGCGCCATCAGATTTTCCTTGAACCCGAAGGCCGCGACACCGTCGAGGTTTATCCCAACGGCCTCTCTACGAGCCTGCCGCTCGACGTGCAGGTCGCGATGGTGCATTCAATCGCGGGGCTCGAGGCGGCCGAGATCATGCGGCCCGGATATGCGATCGAATACGACTTCTCTGACCCGACCCAGCTTGGACCGTCGCTGGAGACCAAGCTGATTGGCGGGCTTTTCTTCGCCGGCCAGCTCAACGGCACGACCGGATACGAGGAAGCGGCGGCGCAGGGACTGATCGCCGGTATCAATGCCGCCCTGAAGGTGCGTGGCGAGCCGGAGCTGATCCTGCGGCGCGACGAGGCCTATATCGGCGTGATGATCGACGACCTCGTCACGCGCGGAATCGGTGGCGAGCCGTATCGGATGTTCACCTCGCGCGCCGAGTATCGTCTGCTGCTGCGCGAGGACAACGCCGACCGGCGGTTGTCGCCAATTGGTGAGCGCCTGGGCCTGCTCGACCCGGCAGCCAGCGCGCGGATGCGCTCGAAGGTCGAGACCGTTCGCGCCGAGCTTGCCCGTCTCGGCTCGATGACGATTCATCCCACCGATGCGGTCAATTCGCGTCTCGTCGAGTACGGTTCCGCGCCGATTCCTCAGGCTATCCGGGCGATCGAGCTGCTGCGACGGCCAGAGCTCTCCCATGCGTCGATTCTCGAGCTCGTCGGCGTCGAATCGACGCTGACTATCGATGAGATCGCAGAGCTTGAGACCGAAGTGAAGTATTCCGGATACGTGCGGCGCCAGAACGAGGCTGTCGAGCGCTTCAAGCGCCTCGAGGACACTTCGATTCCGGAGTGGGTCGACTTCCAGGGCGTCTCGGGTCTTTCCACCGAAGTTCGCGAGCGGCTGACGCGGGTGCGGCCACGCTCGCTCGGTCAGGCGGCGCGGATGCCCGGGATTACTCCGGCGGCTATCTCGCTCCTTGCGGTCCATATTAAAAGTCGACGCAGCCGCGATATCCGGGCTATCTGA
- the mnmE gene encoding tRNA uridine-5-carboxymethylaminomethyl(34) synthesis GTPase MnmE, with product MYVQDTIVAPATAAGRGAVAIVRLSGPRAIAILDAIWRPPGAALRPRELKLGDVIDSATGAQIDRAMATIMIAPKSLTGEDVAEIQCHGGAYIVRRIVALAIEHGARMAEPGEFSRRAFLNGRIDLAEAEAVADLVEARSETALAQALAQLSGALSERVGRLRNEVIAIRAHLEAEIDFADENIELPARDEIARAIERLGAEVATIGDTFARGRIVREGIRAAIVGKPNAGKSSLLNLMLGAERAIVTAVPGTTRDVIEDFIALGPYSITLADTAGMREAGDEVERLGIERTARAARDAELLIAAFDASRPFQDDDARVIEIARGRAGIALLNKRDLPPRLTAHELRERGLTIPILGVSALVLEDAAAIRAELERAASAITAAPASDEIAISRERHRVALEKAAAALAEACAGALKGVPPEMIAVDVMAAADALGQITGEVTSEDVLDAVFREFCIGK from the coding sequence ATGTACGTGCAGGATACGATTGTTGCTCCGGCGACCGCGGCGGGGCGGGGCGCGGTCGCGATAGTGCGGCTCTCCGGCCCGCGCGCGATCGCGATCCTCGATGCGATCTGGCGGCCGCCCGGAGCCGCACTGCGTCCGCGCGAACTCAAGCTGGGCGATGTGATCGATTCCGCGACCGGCGCGCAAATCGATCGCGCGATGGCGACGATCATGATCGCGCCGAAGAGCCTCACCGGCGAGGACGTGGCCGAGATCCAATGCCACGGCGGCGCGTACATCGTGCGGCGTATCGTCGCGCTCGCGATCGAGCACGGCGCGCGGATGGCCGAGCCGGGCGAGTTCAGCCGCCGCGCTTTTCTCAACGGCCGGATCGATCTGGCCGAGGCCGAGGCGGTCGCCGACCTCGTCGAGGCGCGCAGCGAAACCGCTCTGGCGCAGGCACTTGCGCAACTTTCGGGGGCATTGTCGGAGCGCGTCGGCAGGTTGCGCAACGAAGTGATCGCGATTCGAGCGCATCTCGAAGCCGAGATCGATTTCGCCGATGAGAATATCGAGCTGCCCGCGCGCGACGAGATCGCGCGCGCGATCGAGCGGCTTGGGGCGGAGGTCGCCACGATCGGCGACACCTTCGCGCGCGGCCGAATCGTGCGCGAGGGAATCCGCGCCGCGATCGTAGGCAAGCCCAACGCCGGCAAGTCGAGCCTGCTCAACCTGATGCTCGGGGCAGAGCGCGCAATCGTCACCGCGGTCCCGGGCACGACCCGCGACGTGATCGAGGACTTCATCGCGCTTGGCCCGTACTCGATAACGCTCGCCGACACGGCCGGGATGCGCGAGGCGGGCGACGAGGTCGAGCGCCTCGGGATCGAGCGCACCGCCCGCGCCGCGCGCGACGCCGAGCTGCTGATCGCCGCGTTCGACGCGTCGCGTCCGTTCCAAGATGACGACGCGCGAGTGATCGAAATCGCCCGCGGGCGTGCGGGAATCGCGCTGCTAAACAAGCGCGATCTGCCGCCGCGCCTCACCGCGCACGAGCTGCGCGAGCGCGGTCTCACGATACCGATCCTCGGCGTGTCGGCGCTCGTGCTCGAGGACGCAGCCGCGATTCGCGCCGAGCTCGAGCGCGCCGCATCGGCGATAACGGCCGCGCCCGCATCAGACGAAATCGCGATCTCGCGCGAACGCCATCGCGTGGCACTCGAGAAGGCAGCGGCGGCGCTAGCCGAGGCATGCGCGGGCGCACTCAAGGGAGTTCCGCCCGAAATGATCGCGGTGGATGTGATGGCAGCGGCCGACGCGCTCGGCCAAATCACGGGCGAAGTCACCAGCGAGGACGTACTCGACGCTGTGTTCCGCGAATTCTGCATAGGAAAGTAA
- the rpmH gene encoding 50S ribosomal protein L34, which produces MKRTYQPHNRRRKRTHGFLARMATPGGRNVLKRRRAKGRKRLAISIPAKQPG; this is translated from the coding sequence ATGAAAAGGACCTATCAACCTCACAACCGCCGCCGCAAACGCACCCACGGCTTTCTGGCGCGCATGGCCACGCCCGGCGGCAGAAACGTACTCAAACGCCGGCGCGCCAAGGGCCGCAAGCGCCTGGCAATCTCGATCCCGGCCAAGCAGCCCGGCTAG
- the rnpA gene encoding ribonuclease P protein component, protein MDRLHNSLEFLRLQRHGVRQQSAHFVLYAGKIGDDTDSRLGITVSRKIGNSVARNRIKRRVRECFRLALRGMIPRGVSLVVIARGGAAALDSSAISGELLAATASIASRLAR, encoded by the coding sequence ATTGACCGGCTACATAATAGCCTCGAGTTCCTTCGTCTCCAGCGCCACGGCGTGCGCCAGCAGAGTGCCCATTTCGTGCTCTATGCGGGAAAAATCGGGGATGACACCGACTCGCGCCTCGGTATCACCGTGTCGCGCAAGATCGGCAATTCGGTCGCGCGCAATCGGATCAAGCGCCGGGTGCGCGAATGCTTTCGGCTGGCGCTGCGCGGCATGATTCCGCGCGGCGTATCGCTGGTCGTGATCGCTCGCGGCGGCGCCGCCGCTCTGGATTCATCGGCGATTTCCGGCGAGCTGCTCGCCGCAACTGCCAGTATCGCTTCGAGGCTCGCGCGATGA
- the yidD gene encoding membrane protein insertion efficiency factor YidD produces MSAAASMRELPRHAASGVLRLYKVTLSPLLAALFGPACRFEPTCSEYAAQAIAHRGLIRGGAMALVRFARCNPLGGHGHDPVPRQS; encoded by the coding sequence ATGAGCGCCGCGGCTTCGATGCGCGAGCTGCCGCGCCACGCCGCCTCGGGCGTACTTCGCCTTTACAAAGTCACTCTCTCACCGCTGCTCGCCGCCCTGTTCGGACCGGCCTGCCGCTTCGAGCCGACCTGCTCGGAGTACGCCGCTCAGGCGATCGCTCATCGTGGCCTGATACGCGGCGGCGCGATGGCGCTCGTCCGCTTCGCACGATGCAACCCGCTTGGCGGTCACGGTCACGATCCCGTGCCCCGCCAATCCTGA